The sequence below is a genomic window from Hymenobacter oligotrophus.
TTCCATACGTATAGCGGCCGGCTCACCTTCTGTGGTTGAGCTGGCCGTTCCGTTTCCCGCTCTGGCTTTTTCCCAATACTCCACTCAACAGTGGGGGAGGGGAGAGGCTCTACTACCACCCCGCTATGTCTACACAAACCTTATATCCATTACTACCTTACCTACAATTCGTTACCGCGTGAAGGGCGGTGCTATCTGGGCCGTGCTCGGCCTGCTACTCATCAGCCTTGGTGCCCGGGCCAACAACCGGACGCCATCCTCCACTAGGACGCCCAGGACGCCGCAGACCATCGACTCGCTGCGGGCCTTGGTGCGCCACGCCCCGCTGCCGGACTCAACTCGCTTTCAGGCGCTGCTGGCTTTAAGCGATAAGCTATTTGCCCAGGATGTGACCGAAGGTCGCCGGGTAGGGGAGCAGGCAGTAACGTTTGCTCGCCGCCGGTTTGACTGGTCGGGGGCAGCCGACGCCCTGTATCAGCTGGTGGTAAACTGCGAGCGGGCCGCCGACTACGTGGCCGCCATGCACTACAGCCAGCAGGGGGTGGAGCTCACCCGCGCGCACCGGCCCCGCGACCAGTGGCGCTTCACCCAGTGCCTGGGCCTGGTAGCCGTGGATACCAAGGACGCGGCCGGTGGCCTGCGCTACCTGCGCCAGGCGTATCGGCAGCAGGCGGCTACCCCCTCGGTAGGGCCTCGCGAGCGGGGTGGCCTGCTGCTGAACCTGGCCAATACCTTCCTCGTGCTGCAGCGCTACGACTCCGTGCTCCACTACGTCACGCGGGCCCTGCCCTACATGCAGCGGGCGGCCGACGCCCGGGGCCTGGGCTACGTGTACCAGTTTCGGGGCGAGGTGTACGCCAAGCTGACGCCCCGCTCGCGGGCCAGCCTGGCGGCTGCGGCCACGAACATGCAGCGGGCCCTGCGCATCATGCAGCGCTACCGCTACCAGCCACAGGCAGCTAGTTCGGCGCTTTCGCTGGCGCGGGTGTACCGCCTGCAGGGCCGGCCCCGGGCCGCCCAGCGGACGGCGGAGCTGGCCTTAGCCCTGGCCCGCGCGGAGAAAATGCCCGAGTACGAAGCGGATGCCCTCTCCAGTCTGGCCTGGGCCTATGCTGACCAGAAGCGTCCCGCTCGTGCGGATGAGCTCGACGCCCGGGCCGAGGATTTGCGCGACTCCCTCTTCAACGGCAACAAGGCCCGCGCCCTGGCCCAGCTGCAGGTGCGCTACGACGTGCAGCTGCTCACCGAGCAGAAAAAGGCGGCCGAGTTTGAGCAGCGTAGCCAGCGGGCCCAGCTGCACTCGCTCTGGCTGCTGCTGGGCGGCCTTGCCACGACTGTGGGCGTGGGTGGGGGCCTGTACTGGCGGCTGCGGCGGCAGAAGGCCCTGCTGGCCCTGGCCAACCAGGCCAACTGCCGGGCCGTGGCCGAGAAGGAAGTGTTGCTGCAGGAAATTCATCACCGCGTCAAGAACAACCTGCAGTTGGTCAGCAGCCTGCTGGCCTGGCAGCGCAGCACCCTGCCCGACCCTTTGCTCCAGCAGGCCCTGGCCAGCTCGCAGGCGCGTATCCAGAGTATGGCCCTGGTGCACGAGTTTCTGTACCGGGCCGACAACCTCTCGCAGGTGCGCATGAATGAGTACCTGGGCGAGTTGCTGGAATCCCTGCACCGCTCGCTTACCACGCCTCAGCAGCGCATCCAACTAAGTAGCAGCCTGGCTCCGCTGGTCATGGACCCCAAAGAAGCCAGCGCCCTGGGTTTGGTAGTGAATGAGTTAGTGACCAACGCCTACAAGCACGCATTCCGGGACCGGGACCGTGGCAATCTGCACGTGGCGCTGGAACAGACCGCTGCCGGCTTCCTGCTCACGGTACAGGATGACGGGGTGGGCTTACCAGCGGCCGAAACGGCGCCCGAAACTCATTCGCTGGGCTTGCAGTTGGTTAATACCCTAGCTCGACAGCTAAAAGCCAGCGTGTCGACCGCTCCTCTTCTTCCCACGGGCACCCAGGTAATCGTGGCCAGCGTTTGACGCCGGCCCGTCGCCTCGTCCCTTATTCCACTCTATGGCTACCATCCTCATTGTTGAAGACGAACTGCTGATTGCCGCCGAGATTGAACGCGCCCTGGTCCGGCTGGGCCACACACCCCTGCCACCCGTGGACAACAGCGACGAGGCGCTGAGTGTGCTCGCCACCCAGCCCGTGGAGCTGGTGCTGATGGACATCAACATTGCCGGCGACTGCGACGGCATTGCGGCCGCGCTGCTTGTACGGCGGCAGTTTGCCGTGCCGGTGGTGTTTCTGACGGCCCGCTCCGATTCGGCCACCCTGAACCGCGCCAAGCTGGCCCAGCCCTACGGTTTCTTGGTTAAGCCATTCACCGATGATTCGCTGCGGGTGCAGATTGAGCTGGCCCTCTTCAACGCCTACCAGGCCGGGCCGGTGGGGCCGGTGCTGGACACGGCCGACGCCGGCACGGAGGTACTGGGGTCCGCCGAGCGCTGTCCCAAGTTCAAGGACTACCTGTTCGTGCGCAAAGGCTCGGGCCACGTGAAGGTGCTGCTCAGCGACATTCTCTACTTCGAGGCCCTGCAGAACTACGTGCGCCTGCACACGGTGCGGGAGCGGTTTGTATTTGACTCCACCCTCAAGGAGCTGGAACAGAAGCTGCCCGACCAGTTTTTCAAGACCCACCGCTCCCACATCGTAAACCTGGACCACGTGCAGGCCTACGAGGAAAGTAGTGTGCTGCTGGGCAGCGAATACGTGCCGGTGAGCCGCTCCTGCAAGGATGAGCTCAAGAACCGCATTCACTTAGTCGGTTAAGCCGAGATAAGCTTGTATTTCGGAAACGGTGCTCTTGGCCGAGCGTCCCACGCCGAT
It includes:
- a CDS encoding sensor histidine kinase, producing MKGGAIWAVLGLLLISLGARANNRTPSSTRTPRTPQTIDSLRALVRHAPLPDSTRFQALLALSDKLFAQDVTEGRRVGEQAVTFARRRFDWSGAADALYQLVVNCERAADYVAAMHYSQQGVELTRAHRPRDQWRFTQCLGLVAVDTKDAAGGLRYLRQAYRQQAATPSVGPRERGGLLLNLANTFLVLQRYDSVLHYVTRALPYMQRAADARGLGYVYQFRGEVYAKLTPRSRASLAAAATNMQRALRIMQRYRYQPQAASSALSLARVYRLQGRPRAAQRTAELALALARAEKMPEYEADALSSLAWAYADQKRPARADELDARAEDLRDSLFNGNKARALAQLQVRYDVQLLTEQKKAAEFEQRSQRAQLHSLWLLLGGLATTVGVGGGLYWRLRRQKALLALANQANCRAVAEKEVLLQEIHHRVKNNLQLVSSLLAWQRSTLPDPLLQQALASSQARIQSMALVHEFLYRADNLSQVRMNEYLGELLESLHRSLTTPQQRIQLSSSLAPLVMDPKEASALGLVVNELVTNAYKHAFRDRDRGNLHVALEQTAAGFLLTVQDDGVGLPAAETAPETHSLGLQLVNTLARQLKASVSTAPLLPTGTQVIVASV
- a CDS encoding LytR/AlgR family response regulator transcription factor, translated to MATILIVEDELLIAAEIERALVRLGHTPLPPVDNSDEALSVLATQPVELVLMDINIAGDCDGIAAALLVRRQFAVPVVFLTARSDSATLNRAKLAQPYGFLVKPFTDDSLRVQIELALFNAYQAGPVGPVLDTADAGTEVLGSAERCPKFKDYLFVRKGSGHVKVLLSDILYFEALQNYVRLHTVRERFVFDSTLKELEQKLPDQFFKTHRSHIVNLDHVQAYEESSVLLGSEYVPVSRSCKDELKNRIHLVG